The following nucleotide sequence is from Flavimarina sp. Hel_I_48.
GCCTTTGCGGCAATTTTCCTTTTTTGCGTTGTTTATATCTCCCGCCAAGTGATTCCGCCACAGCGCACCCTGAGAATAAGAAATTGGCTTATTTCCCATCAAATTTGGATCTGGATCATAACCTCACTCGTCTTTGGTTTTGTACACATCACAAATTATGTGGATCATTTTACGATCAACCTGGCCTTATTTCTTTTAATTATGCCGCGTATATTGGCTGGTTTTATGATAGGATGGGTGAAAATCAACAATAAAAAATTGCAGTGGGCAATGGCATTGCACGCCATAAACAATGGGATTGCCTTTTTCTTCATCTACGTTTCTTTATAAAAAAACTGTATTCTGCGGAATGATTGTACCATGCCCTTTTCAAAATTAGTAAGATTAAAAATGTTCTTTTAAAGCGACATTATACTTTAAACAGTCTACATCATACAACAAATCATGTTTAACCTTTCTTTCACGCCATAAATAGCAGGTCTTTCGTAATTTCAAGTCGAACTAGAAAAGAAAAATATGAAAGCAATTCAAGTACCTAAAGCGGGCGCCGATTTTGAAATAATAGATCGCGATATCCCAACTCCAAAAGATGATGAAGTTTTAATTAAAGTAGAGGCCTGCGGCATTTGCCACAGCGATGACATGGTAAAAGGGGGTCACATGCCGGGCATAGAATATCCCCGCGTACCTGGCCATGAAGTTGTGGGAATTATAGATAAAATAGGTAAAAATGTTTCCCAGTGGGAAAAAGGACAGCGTGTAGGCGTGGGCTGGCATGGTGGCCATTGTTTTGAATGTGAACAGTGCCGTCGTGGTAATTTTATCAATTGCGAAAATGCGAAAATCTGCGGAATCTCTTATGATGGTGGCTATGCGGAATATATGACCGCGCCACAGGAAGCCGTGGCCTCCATCCCGGAAGAGCTATCTTCTCAGGAAGCCGCTCCCCTGCTCTGCGCCGGTATTACAGTTTATAACGCTATGCGCAACAGTAACGTGCGCGCTGGTGATGTTGTTGCCGTACAGGGCATAGGTGGCCTGGGTCATTTGGCCGTACAATATGCCAACAAAATGGGCATGCGGGTTGTAGCAATTTCTACTTCCGAAAGTAAAAAGGAGCTTGCAAAAGAATTAGGTGCACACCACTTTATTGCTACAGACAATCAAGATGCGGTAGAAGCGCTCAAAAAACTGGGCGGCGCTGACCTCATCGTAGCGACCGCGCCCCATGCTGATGCCATTTCTTCTGTTATAGATGGACTGGCAGTAGATGGTGAGCTTATTTGCATAGGCGCTACCGGTGATCCTGTAAAAGTATCCCCTTTACAGTTGCTCATGGCGCGCAGATCTGTTTCTGGATGGCCCAGCGGTACCGCGATAGAAAGTGAGGACACTTTGAATTTCAGCGCGCTAACCAATACCAAACCTATGATCGAGACTTTTAAATTTGATGATGTGGAAGAGGCGTATAAAAAAATGATGGACAATAAAGCGCGCTTTAGGGTGGTGCTTGTTCCATAATTCTCTTAAGACATAATAAATTGTTGTATTACCCATTCAACCCTCTTGTTTAATGGGCAATATTTTTAAGGTGCCTTGACAACGAGCAGTTCATCCCATTGTGTGGTATACCGCGGGCTGCGGTCTTGTTTTATGAGTTCCCACTTCTCTACCCGTGTACCTACTGCGGCAGAAAAAACGGTAGATTTGCCATATTTACAGTTCAGGAAGTCAAGCATTTTGGATAGCTTCTCATTATTAACGGGAAGGCTTTGTTCAAAGAGATTTCCCTGAACATATTCCTGCGGAATAATCCCACTTAGGCAAACCCCAACTTTCTTATATCGATATCCCGCTTTATACAGGCTTCTGAGCGCTTTTCTTGCTTCAGTGATCAACAAAAACGTATTGTTTGTGGGTACGGGTAAGGTTACGGTCACACTGTTGCTATACTGCTTATCAGTCGCGCTGTGAAAATTTGTGGTCACAAAAACCTGTAAAAAAGAAGCGCAGGACTTTTGCGTACGCATCAGTTCGGTAATCTCGGTTATGTAATAAGAACAAGCCTCTTCGATAAGCCCCAGGTCTTCCAATTTTTTTCCGAAGGATTTGGCCGTACCTATCCCTTTTTTGGGTTTTGGATTTTCATCAAGCGCCTGGCAAGGTTCTCCGCGCAGTTCGCGCCATATACGCTCTCCCACTACGGTCATTTGTTTGCGCACCCAGGCCAGGGGCAGCTGGGTAAACTCATATGCATTATGAACCCCTTCATTTTTTAACCTGATCTCGTGCTTTTTGCCAATGCCCCAGATATCTTTGATACCAGCCCATTTCAAGGCATCAATCCTTTTTTCTTCAGAATCGATCACGTGAACCTGCAGTTTGTTCTCGTTTCGTTTCTTAGAGATGCGGTTGGCCAGTTTTGCCAGTACTTTTGTGGGAGCGATCCCTACACCCACCGGGATGCCGGTATTTCTATAAATGGCTTGCCTTATCGTAGATCCATACGTTTCCAGGTTTATATGCTCAAGGCCGGTAAGGTCAATAAAAGATTCGTCAATACTGTACACCTCTACAAGTGGCGAAAATTCCCGCAATACGTTCATGACCCGTTGTGACATCTCGCCATATAAAGTATAATTTGAAGAGAAAAAAGTAACTCCGTTTTTGATCAGGTCGTTTTTGATCTTAAAGACAGGCTCAAACATGGGGATATGGGTCATGGCTTTTGCCTGCGCATTCGCCGCGATGACACAACCGTCATTATTGCTCAGCACTACCACGGGTTTTCCCCGCAGATCTGGTCTAAAAACCTGTTCGCAGGAAGCATAAAAACTGTTACAATCTACCAGGGCGATCATTGGGCTTTGTGTATGATATACGTGATTTTACCCCAGAGAATCAAGTCTTCTGATGTCGATTTTCTGGCTATGCGTGTGATTTTAAAAGCACCGTCTTCAATCATTAAAGCCAGATCGTTTTCTCGTGGGGCACTACTGCGGTCAATAATGAGTACATCCCCATCATTTATGGCATACGATGCATAGCCATTTCCGGAAATTCTAATAAAAAATGTGGCATCCCTGTTGGTTATGAGCTCGTCCTGTAAATTGATGCTCGGTTCCAGGTAATGCGTTGCCGGACTGGGAAAACCTGTTTGCTTTACACTGCCGGGTGCATGCTTCTTTTGCTCTGTGGCTACTTTGCCAAAACTTGAAATCTCCATGATTCAAAATTATGGAAATATTCCTACTTTATGGATTTTTTACTAGTTAAGGCCGCAAAAGTTACTAACAATTGTTGATTTCCTTCATCCACCGGCAAATAATCTCGTGCTATTGAATGCATAACATTTAGTGGTACATTTGCCGCAAATAATACAATGGGATGGCAAAAATAGAAAGCATCAGTGTTTTTGATATGTTGAAAATAGGCGTGGGACCCTCCAGTTCACACACATTAGGTCCCTGGCGAGCGGCAGGAAACTGGATCACGAAGTTGCGCGCGAAAGGAAATTTTGACAAGGTAGAAAAGATTACGGTAGAAATCTATGGTTCGCTCAGCCTCACGGGCAAAGGGCATGCTACAGATATTGCCATACTCTTAGGGCTGGAGGGTCTCGATCCCAAAACCTTTCCCATAGAAGAAATTCCGCCACGCGTAGAACGTATCAAAAACGATCATAAATTGCTTTTTGATTCCGAAAAACCGCTGGAATTTGACCCAAAAACCCAGATAATTTTCAACCGAAAATTCAAGGAATTCCATCCCAATGGTATCACTTTTCGGGCATTGTTGAGCAATGGAAAGCGCACCAGCGACACGTTCTACTCCATAGGAGGCGGTTTTGTGGTACAAAAGGAACGCAAACGTGCCAAAAGACAACAGGAAAAACTGGCCGGTTTTCCGTTTCCGGTGCAAAGCGGCAAGCAATTGCTTGAATTTTGCAATGCCGAAAATAAGAAAATTTCAGAAATCGTCTGGGCCAATGAACGTTCCCTGGCGGAAGAAAATGACATCAACACCCGTTTAAAACAAATTTGGGAAGTCATGCTTGACTCCATGTTTGTGGGCTGTCATACGGAAGGTACGCTCCCCGGCGGACTCAACGTACGCCGCCGTGCTTTTGATATGCATCTTAAATTAATTGGGGATCAGAAATATGCAGATGCAAACGAATGGATCAGCGTTATTAGGGACAGTGAGATTAAATTCCGCCAGATTCTGAAATGGGTTTCCTGTTTTGCCCTTGCGGTCAATGAGGTCAATGCTTCCCTGGGCCGTGTGGTGACCGCGCCCACAAATGGCAGCGCCGGTGTCATCCCTGCGGTGATGATGTATTATATGGTGATTGAAAACCACGACGCGAACTTTGACGATGTAAAACAGTTTTTGCTTACCGCTGGTGAGATAGGCAGTTTGTTCAAAAAAGGGGCTACGATCTCCGCTGCGATGGGCGGTTGCCAGGCAGAAATAGGTGTTTCAAGCGCGATGGCGGCCGGTGCGCTTACTGAACTCATGGGCGGCTCCCCAGAACAGGTGCTCATGGCCAGTGAAATTGCCATGGAACATCATTTGGGCCTAACCTGTGATCCTATTGCCGGCCTGGTGCAGATTCCCTGTATTGAACGCAATGCCATGGGTGCGATCAAAGCCATCAACGCCTGTGAAATGGCACTGGATACTGACGCGAAAAATGCTAAAGTACCTCTGGACAAAGTGATCGAAACCATGTGGCAGACCGCTCAGGACATGAACCATAAATACAAGGAAACCAGCGAAGGTGGTCTAGCGGTAAATGTGGCGTTGAGCGATTGCTAGAAAACTTTCGATCTTCGGGTTCATAATATCTTGTTGTCAAAATTCCGAAGAAAAGTAAAAACAACAACAGCTTTTGTCGGGTTGGGCTGCAGGTTTGTGCCATACCGCAATGGAATTTAGTAATTTTACAGGCAACCAAAAACAAATCAATGTCTACAGCAAAAAAAGAATACAAGCGAATTACCGTAAAATCACTGACGGAAATGAAAGTTCGTGGTGAGAAAATCTCCATGCTTACCGCCTATGATTTTACTATGGCCACCATTGTGGACAGCGCAGGCATTGATGTAATCCTGGTGGGGGACTCAGCTTCAAATGTTATGGCCGGCCATGAGACCACGCTTCCCATAACGCTGGATCAGATGATCTATCACGCAGCTTCCGTGGTACGCGCCATCAAGCGCTCGCTTGTAGTGGTAGATTTACCCTTTGGAAGCTACCAGAGCGATCCCAAAGAAGCGCTACGTTCTGCTATCCGGATAATGAAAGAGAGCGGCGGACACGCAGTGAAACTGGAAGGTGGTAAAGAAATCAAAGAATCAGTAAAGCGTATTTTGCAGGCAGGGATTCCGGTGATGGGGCATCTTGGACTCACACCGCAGTCCATTTATAAATTTGGAACCTATACCGTACGCGCCAAAGAAGAAGAGGAGGCCGAAAAATTGAAAAAAGACGCACTTATGCTTGAAAAAGCAGGCTGTTTTGCAGTGGTTTTAGAAAAAGTGCCGGCAAAACTGGCTACCGAAGTGGCAAAAAGCCTTACCATTCCAGTAATTGGTATTGGTGCAGGTAATGGTGTGGATGGTCAGGTTTTGGTAGTGCACGATATGCTTGGGATGACCTATGAATTTCAACCCAGATTTCTAAGACGTTACCTCAATTTGTACGAGGAAATGACCGGCGCGTTCAAAAATTATAGTGAAGATGTAAAAAGCGGAAGTTTTCCCAGTGATGAGGAACAGTATTAATTCCCAATAGCCCCCGAAGGGGGATTTGCTACCTGCGCTAAAGGCTCCCCTCCTTTTTCAAGTAGGGGAAATTTTCAGCTTTGCTGAAAAAGGGGTGGTTAAAAGGCTGATCCCATTATTACATGTCAATCGAATCTTAATTAGATAGTAAATAAAAAACTAAATCATCGCATCTTCCATACACAGTACTAAAGATAACCTAAACGTTATTTACGAGGACAACCACATCATCGTTGTGAACAAAAGGCCCGGAGATATTGTGCAGGGCGACAAAACCGGCGACAAACCGCTTAGCGAAGTGGTGAAATCCTATATTGCCGAGAAGTACAACAAACCTGGAGCAGTCTATCTAGGTGTTGTACACCGGTTGGATAGGCCTACAAGCGGAATCGTGATTTTCTCTCGTACCTCAAAAGCACTCCCGCGTCTCAACAAGCTTTTTGCCGAAAAAGAAGCAAAAAAAACCTACTGGGCCATCGTTAAAAATGCTCCGCCAAAAATAGAGGACACACTGGTACATTATTTAAAACGTAACAGCAAACAAAATAAATCGTACGCACATCCCAAAGAAACACCGGGAAGCAAAAAAGGAATTTTAGACTATAAAATCCTACAGGAGTTCAACAATTATTTTTTGCTTGAAATTGCGCTGCATACCGGCAGGCATCATCAAATTAGGGCCCAGATGGCCGCAATAGGATGCCCTATAAAAGGCGATCTCAAGTACAGTTTTGACCGTAGCAACCCTGACGGAAGCATTCATTTACATTCCAGAAAATTGATCTTAACGCATCCAGTGCAAAAAGAGCAGATGACCTTCATTGCACCGCCACCGGAAGGTGATGCGCTGTGGGATTCCTGTAGACTGTAAACTGTAGACCGTAAAACAGTATACAATATACAGTCTACAACCTTTCATTTCTCTATCATCTCTTATCTTCGATCTCTACTCTTCCTTCTTTATTCCTATTCCGAAGGCTACGTATGCTTTCTGTAATAACGGCAGTTAAAATCATCGCTCCACCTATAAAAGTTCCCCAGCGTGGAATCTCACCCAGAAAGAATATACCCATCAATATACCATAAATGGGTTGCACACTGCCCAGAATGCTCGCCGTGGTCACATTAAAATATTTAAAGCTCATTAAATAGAGTGTATGTCCCACTGCCGTGGTGACCAGGGCGAGCGCGACCAGATAGGGAAAAGCTTCGGTCACCGCCTCTGGAGTGGCCATAAAATACAAAGGGATCAGCGCCACCGCCACAATGACCATCTGATACCACATAAGCAGGCTCCCGTGGTAATTTTTAACCTGTTCTTTCATCAAAATATTCCGCAGGGAATACGCCAGCGCAGAAATCAAACCGAAACCAATCGCCTGGGTATACTGATTTTCAAAATTGAGTTCTGGCACCAGAAAAGAAATTCCGATGAGTACTAAAATGCCCAACAGAATATGGATTTTCTGAAATGGCTTTTTCATGATTATAGGTTCCAGGATACTGGTAAGCGTAGGATGCGTGTAAATGGTGAGCATCCCAATGGCCACGGTGCTCAACTGCAAGGCCTGAAAATAGAAAACCCAGTGCAGACCCATTAAAAAACCGCCTAAAAGGATCATTTTTCGGTCTTTTTTGGCAATAAAAAGGTTTATCTTTTTATACCGAAGGAATAGAAACAAAAGCAAGGCAGCAAACAACGCCCGGTAAGCAATCGCGATGGGTGCCCCTAGCGGAATGCTGCGTCCCAGCACACCGCTGGTACTCACCAAAAGCATGGCGAGGTTAAGCTGTAAAAGGTTGTTTAAAAAAGGACTCTTTTTTGCCATTATCGCATCAATAATGCCGATTTTTCCTTAATTATCTGGGCAACGGGCCTGCTTTCTATACGGCTGTCAAGCCAGGAAAGAATATCCAGGTACAAGAATGCGCGCCTTTCGTAGGGATCATTCTCATAAACCTCAAGGCGCTTACGCAGTTTGGTAAATTCGCTTTTGAGTTCGCTAGGGAAAATCTCACCCAGATTCCGTAGAAATTTGATCATTTCTTTTTGAACTTCGTGCAGGTCATTCATTTTGATCAGGAACTTATACGTACTGCGCAATAGCGATTCCAGATGGTAGTCCATACCGGCTTCATAATGTGCCACAAGATTGAGAATACGCGCAAAACACATGAGATCTTCACGCATTTTGAGCGATTTATTATTGATGATCTTTTGCAAATAGGAAATGCATTTTTTGTTCTCCCCGTTACCAAAATATAGACTTGCGATCTTGTAATAAAAAACCATCACATGATGCGCATCCATCTTGCCGCCCAGCACCTTTAGCTTTTTGGTGATTTCTTCTATGAGTCCGTCATCATTGCTGAAATCACCAACTAAAAATTTCAGGTTTAGCTTGTTAGAATACAAATACAAAAACTCCAGCGTTTCCAGGTTATCGCTTTTGGGAAAGTCGGTTTCCGCAAGGCGCATTTCAAGATTTTCAAGCACTTCTTTAAAATGCGTATGATGGCGCAGGTAAAAAAGCGATTCAAGCAGATAATGATTCCCTTTCAAGTAAAAAACAGGGTTGCGGGCGATCATTTTTGGCTGTTCCTCAAATAATTCCACAAACCGGCTGGCGTAGCGATAGCAGGACAAAAAATCCTGAATGAGGAAACTGTACCACAAATATGCCTTGTAAAGCCATAATTTTTCTCGAAAACCGAGTTCTTTGAGATCATATTCTGGCAAATGTTCATTAAAATAGACCTCTATTTTTTGCTTTTCGGCATCGCTGCGTACATATCCCATTTTTAGCATTTTACCATAAAGCTGCAAGGATAGATTGGAGAGTTTGCTGGTCATCATGTTCTGCCGGCTCAGGGATTCTGCTTCCTGGGTGAGTTCATCTGCGCGGGTGCTCATGCTGCGGGTAATGTACTGGGTCTCAATCACTTTTTCAAGCTCCACGATCTCGTAGGCCACATTTTTCTCCTCGTTTTCAATGGCCATGTGTTTGGCCTTTTCAAGCAATTTTAAACTTTGCTGGTACAATCCTTTCTGATAGAGAACGGTAGCAAAATCAAGCTGTTCCCGTATCTGTATACGTATGTTCTGATGGGCAGGGCTGAGCCTTAGGCTTATAAGAATTTGCTTGTACAGATGGGCCTTTAGATTAGAAAGTTGCTGCTTTTTGACAATGCGGTTGTTCAAAATTTCCGCTTCATCATAAACCTTCATCTTATCCATAAGGGCAAAAAGCTGCAGGTACTTTGAATCAGCATTGCCATCAAGACGGCCTACATACAGGGTAAACTGGCGTTTTTCAGATTTGGACAATGACCTGACCAAAGTAAATAAGGCATCTTTTGAATCATTTGCCGTTGTAATGATTTTACGCATAAAACACTGTTATTCAATTATATAAGTATGCTTAAAATTAGGTTAACATCGTAACCTCTCCAGAAGGGGATTCTTCAAAAGTACTACGTATATATATATTCACATATAAATTGAGCTAAAAACCACTTTTATGAGCACCGACAAAGTACAAATTTTTGATACCACATTACGTGACGGAGAGCAAGTTCCCGGATGCAAGTTAGATACACACCAGAAACTTGTAATAGCCGAACGTCTCGATAATCTGGGTGTTGATGTTATTGAAGCAGGGTTTCCCGTCTCCAGTCCAGGGGATTTTAACTCTGTGCGCGAGATTGCAAAAATAGTTAAAAATGCGACTGTTTGTGGACTCACACGTGCAGTAAAAAAAGATATTGAAGTTGCTGCAGAAGCACTAAAAGGTGCAAAACGCCCCCGTATACATACGGGTATAGGCACCAGTGATTCTCATATTAAATATAAGTTTAGGTCTAATCAGGAAGAAATTCTCAAACGTACTTTTGAAGCGGTCGCCTATGCGAAAACTTTTGTTGAAGACGTGGAATTTTACGCTGAGGATGCCGGGCGTACCAATAATGAATATCTGGCACGTGTTTGTGAAGCGGCCATACGCGCGGGGGCAACCGTGCTCAATATTCCAGATACCACTGGTTATTGCCTTCCAGAGGAATACGGCGCAAAAATCAAATACCTTCGGGAAAACGTCAAGGGTATAGAAAAAGCTATTCTTTCCTGCCACTGCCATAATGATCTGGGACTCGCAACGGCAAATTCCATAGCGGGCGTGGTAAACGGCGCACGCCAGATTGAATGTACCATAAACGGTATAGGAGAGCGAGCAGGAAATACCGCGCTTGAAGAAGTGGTGATGATCTTAAAACAACATCCCTATTTAAATCTTGACACCGGCATCAATACAAGACTGCTTTATGATACCAGCCGCATGGTCAGTGAGAAAATGGGCATGGTCGTACAACCTAATAAAGCCGTAGTGGGCGCAAATGCGTTTGCGCACAGTTCTGGCATACATCAGGATGGTATGATCAAGAACAAGGAAACCTATGAAATTATGGATCCCGCAGAAGTGGGTGTGAGCGACAGCGCCATCGTACTCACCGCACGCAGCGGCCGGGCAGCACTGGCGTACCGCTCTAAAAAAGTAGGCTACGAACTTACAAAAGTACAGTTGGACGTGGTTTATAAAGAATTTCTGATCGTTGCAGATTCTAAAAAAGAAGTGAAAGATGAAGATATCCATCAGATTATGAAGACCACAAATAGTGGTGCACAGGCGGTCGCTTAAGCGAACATAAAAACTAAGAATTATTACTAAAATTTGCCGGTTTTGACCCTTTTTCTGACTGAAAATAGGTTAAAATCGGCAGTTTTGAATCAAAATTAAAATGGCAGGAAAAACACTTTTTGATAAAGTCTGGGATGCGCATGTGGTCGATAAGGTCGCAAACGGCCCTCAGGTTTTATACATAGACAAACACCTTATACACGAAGTTACGAGTCCGCAGGCTTTTGCTGAGCTGGAAGAGCGCGGCATTCCCGTGGCCCGCCCTGATCAGATCGTGGCCACGGCAGATCACAACACGCCCACGGTAGACCAGCACCTGCCCATACAGGATGAACTTTCCCGCAACCAACTCAAAAAACTCACCGAAAATTGTGAGAAGCACAACATTACACTCTACGGTCTGGGCCATGAATTTAATGGTATCGTTCATGTGATCTCACCAGAGCTGGGCATTACCCAACCCGGTATGACCATGGTCTGTGGGGACAGCCACACCTCTACCCACGGGGCTTTTGGTACGATCGCTTTTGGTATAGGAACCAGTCAGGTGGCGCAGGTTTTCGCCAGCCAGTGCCTATTATTGACCAAACCCAAGAAATTGCGCGTTTCCGTAAACGGAAAACTTAAAAACGGCGTACTTCCCAAGGATGTCATTTTATATATCATCTCGCAGATAGGCACAAACGCCGGTACCGGTTATTTTTGCGAATATGCCGGCAATGTATTTGAAGAAATGAGCATGGAAGGCCGTATGACCGTTTGCAATATGAGTATTGAAATGGGCGCCCGCGGCGGAATGATCGCGCCAGACGAAACCACCTTTAACT
It contains:
- a CDS encoding alcohol dehydrogenase; amino-acid sequence: MKAIQVPKAGADFEIIDRDIPTPKDDEVLIKVEACGICHSDDMVKGGHMPGIEYPRVPGHEVVGIIDKIGKNVSQWEKGQRVGVGWHGGHCFECEQCRRGNFINCENAKICGISYDGGYAEYMTAPQEAVASIPEELSSQEAAPLLCAGITVYNAMRNSNVRAGDVVAVQGIGGLGHLAVQYANKMGMRVVAISTSESKKELAKELGAHHFIATDNQDAVEALKKLGGADLIVATAPHADAISSVIDGLAVDGELICIGATGDPVKVSPLQLLMARRSVSGWPSGTAIESEDTLNFSALTNTKPMIETFKFDDVEEAYKKMMDNKARFRVVLVP
- a CDS encoding Y-family DNA polymerase, whose amino-acid sequence is MIALVDCNSFYASCEQVFRPDLRGKPVVVLSNNDGCVIAANAQAKAMTHIPMFEPVFKIKNDLIKNGVTFFSSNYTLYGEMSQRVMNVLREFSPLVEVYSIDESFIDLTGLEHINLETYGSTIRQAIYRNTGIPVGVGIAPTKVLAKLANRISKKRNENKLQVHVIDSEEKRIDALKWAGIKDIWGIGKKHEIRLKNEGVHNAYEFTQLPLAWVRKQMTVVGERIWRELRGEPCQALDENPKPKKGIGTAKSFGKKLEDLGLIEEACSYYITEITELMRTQKSCASFLQVFVTTNFHSATDKQYSNSVTVTLPVPTNNTFLLITEARKALRSLYKAGYRYKKVGVCLSGIIPQEYVQGNLFEQSLPVNNEKLSKMLDFLNCKYGKSTVFSAAVGTRVEKWELIKQDRSPRYTTQWDELLVVKAP
- a CDS encoding S24 family peptidase, whose protein sequence is MEISSFGKVATEQKKHAPGSVKQTGFPSPATHYLEPSINLQDELITNRDATFFIRISGNGYASYAINDGDVLIIDRSSAPRENDLALMIEDGAFKITRIARKSTSEDLILWGKITYIIHKAQ
- a CDS encoding L-serine ammonia-lyase, whose translation is MAKIESISVFDMLKIGVGPSSSHTLGPWRAAGNWITKLRAKGNFDKVEKITVEIYGSLSLTGKGHATDIAILLGLEGLDPKTFPIEEIPPRVERIKNDHKLLFDSEKPLEFDPKTQIIFNRKFKEFHPNGITFRALLSNGKRTSDTFYSIGGGFVVQKERKRAKRQQEKLAGFPFPVQSGKQLLEFCNAENKKISEIVWANERSLAEENDINTRLKQIWEVMLDSMFVGCHTEGTLPGGLNVRRRAFDMHLKLIGDQKYADANEWISVIRDSEIKFRQILKWVSCFALAVNEVNASLGRVVTAPTNGSAGVIPAVMMYYMVIENHDANFDDVKQFLLTAGEIGSLFKKGATISAAMGGCQAEIGVSSAMAAGALTELMGGSPEQVLMASEIAMEHHLGLTCDPIAGLVQIPCIERNAMGAIKAINACEMALDTDAKNAKVPLDKVIETMWQTAQDMNHKYKETSEGGLAVNVALSDC
- the panB gene encoding 3-methyl-2-oxobutanoate hydroxymethyltransferase; translation: MSTAKKEYKRITVKSLTEMKVRGEKISMLTAYDFTMATIVDSAGIDVILVGDSASNVMAGHETTLPITLDQMIYHAASVVRAIKRSLVVVDLPFGSYQSDPKEALRSAIRIMKESGGHAVKLEGGKEIKESVKRILQAGIPVMGHLGLTPQSIYKFGTYTVRAKEEEEAEKLKKDALMLEKAGCFAVVLEKVPAKLATEVAKSLTIPVIGIGAGNGVDGQVLVVHDMLGMTYEFQPRFLRRYLNLYEEMTGAFKNYSEDVKSGSFPSDEEQY
- a CDS encoding RluA family pseudouridine synthase, whose amino-acid sequence is MVVNKRPGDIVQGDKTGDKPLSEVVKSYIAEKYNKPGAVYLGVVHRLDRPTSGIVIFSRTSKALPRLNKLFAEKEAKKTYWAIVKNAPPKIEDTLVHYLKRNSKQNKSYAHPKETPGSKKGILDYKILQEFNNYFLLEIALHTGRHHQIRAQMAAIGCPIKGDLKYSFDRSNPDGSIHLHSRKLILTHPVQKEQMTFIAPPPEGDALWDSCRL
- a CDS encoding DMT family transporter, whose protein sequence is MAKKSPFLNNLLQLNLAMLLVSTSGVLGRSIPLGAPIAIAYRALFAALLLFLFLRYKKINLFIAKKDRKMILLGGFLMGLHWVFYFQALQLSTVAIGMLTIYTHPTLTSILEPIIMKKPFQKIHILLGILVLIGISFLVPELNFENQYTQAIGFGLISALAYSLRNILMKEQVKNYHGSLLMWYQMVIVAVALIPLYFMATPEAVTEAFPYLVALALVTTAVGHTLYLMSFKYFNVTTASILGSVQPIYGILMGIFFLGEIPRWGTFIGGAMILTAVITESIRSLRNRNKEGRVEIEDKR
- a CDS encoding 2-isopropylmalate synthase, which produces MSTDKVQIFDTTLRDGEQVPGCKLDTHQKLVIAERLDNLGVDVIEAGFPVSSPGDFNSVREIAKIVKNATVCGLTRAVKKDIEVAAEALKGAKRPRIHTGIGTSDSHIKYKFRSNQEEILKRTFEAVAYAKTFVEDVEFYAEDAGRTNNEYLARVCEAAIRAGATVLNIPDTTGYCLPEEYGAKIKYLRENVKGIEKAILSCHCHNDLGLATANSIAGVVNGARQIECTINGIGERAGNTALEEVVMILKQHPYLNLDTGINTRLLYDTSRMVSEKMGMVVQPNKAVVGANAFAHSSGIHQDGMIKNKETYEIMDPAEVGVSDSAIVLTARSGRAALAYRSKKVGYELTKVQLDVVYKEFLIVADSKKEVKDEDIHQIMKTTNSGAQAVA
- the leuC gene encoding 3-isopropylmalate dehydratase large subunit, which translates into the protein MAGKTLFDKVWDAHVVDKVANGPQVLYIDKHLIHEVTSPQAFAELEERGIPVARPDQIVATADHNTPTVDQHLPIQDELSRNQLKKLTENCEKHNITLYGLGHEFNGIVHVISPELGITQPGMTMVCGDSHTSTHGAFGTIAFGIGTSQVAQVFASQCLLLTKPKKLRVSVNGKLKNGVLPKDVILYIISQIGTNAGTGYFCEYAGNVFEEMSMEGRMTVCNMSIEMGARGGMIAPDETTFNYIKGRKFAPEGGEWEQKVAYWKTLPTDADAEFDKEFHFDAAEIEPMVTYGTNPGMGIKVSGTIPDKEDENLEKSLEYMGFQKGESLIGKAINYVFIGSCTNSRIEDFRIAANYVKGKHKAENVNAWLVPGSQQVAKQLVEEGLDLVFTEAGFELRQPGCSACLAMNDDKIPRGEYCVSTSNRNFEGRQGQGARTILASPLMAAATAVEGKIVDITKNLN